The following are encoded in a window of Impatiens glandulifera chromosome 5, dImpGla2.1, whole genome shotgun sequence genomic DNA:
- the LOC124938615 gene encoding thiol:disulfide interchange protein TxlA produces MDSNPKQSIFCLKWPWDAYHISNKTNTCNFDTPWLFKSLQSLGSLSHKVIESFSHSPAVLGFVNGIGTNGKLKSTKKTLSLEEQGEAEQRALAAALASGKEATVIEFYSPKCRLCNSLLSLVMEVENRNSDWLNVVMVDAENDKWLPELLHYDIKYVPCFVLLDKYGRALAKSGVPASRLHVVAGLSHLLKMKKHHPSNDKTNAIN; encoded by the exons ATGGAttctaatcctaaacaatctatCTTTTGCTTAAAATGGCCATGGGATGCTTACCATATCTCCAACAAAACAAATACTTGCAACTTTGATACACCTTGGCTGTTCAAATCCCTACAGAGTCTTGGATCTCTTTCACACAAGGTTATTGAGTCATTTTCACATTCACCAGCTGTGTTAGGTTTTGTAAATGGAATTGGCACAAATGGTAAGTTGAAATCGACAAAAAAAACTTTGAGCCTTGAGGAACAAGGAGAAGCTGAGCAGAGAGCACTTGCGGCTGCATTGGCAAGTGGAAAAGAGGCTACTGTGATTGAGTTTTATTCACCCAAATGCAGATTATGCAATTCCTTACTCAGTCTTGTAATGGAGGTAGAAAATAGGAACTCTGATTGGCTCAATGTTGTTATGGTGGATGCCGAGAACGATAAATGGTTGCCTGAG CTTTTGCATTATGACATAAAGTATGTTCCTTGCTTTGTACTGCTCGACAAATATGGAAGGGCTTTGGCAAAATCTGGTGTTCCCGCCAGTCGTCTGCATGTAGTAGCTGGTCTTTCTCACCTTCTCAAGATGAAGAAGCATCATCCTAGTAATGACAAAACTAATGCAATAAATTAG